In Prescottella soli, a genomic segment contains:
- a CDS encoding zf-HC2 domain-containing protein has product MTSDRCRQMHTWLGMYALGRLDEPEAVALRAHVDGCPDCRDELSELVPMASVLSLADPARLAEPVPAPPPTLPAAILATVERERGRRRARRLGLVAAAAAAAVALVTGGFFLHDVVPDAPDAPAGQAVAFSVVSTGVEASARVENRAWGTGISLDVAGLPPDRTYNVWLARADGSRMNAGSFIAQGNRTMSMDLAVGLPMSDATTLGVSALGDERALLQAPLGY; this is encoded by the coding sequence GTGACCAGTGATCGCTGCCGGCAGATGCACACCTGGCTGGGGATGTACGCGCTCGGGCGCCTCGACGAACCGGAGGCCGTCGCACTGCGGGCCCACGTGGACGGCTGCCCGGACTGCAGGGACGAACTGAGCGAGTTGGTCCCGATGGCGTCGGTCCTCTCGCTGGCGGACCCGGCGCGGCTCGCCGAGCCGGTGCCCGCACCGCCGCCGACGCTGCCCGCGGCGATCCTCGCGACCGTCGAACGCGAACGCGGCCGACGTCGTGCCCGCCGACTGGGTCTCGTCGCCGCGGCGGCCGCAGCCGCCGTCGCCTTGGTGACCGGCGGGTTCTTCCTGCACGACGTCGTCCCCGACGCCCCCGACGCCCCCGCGGGACAGGCGGTGGCCTTCAGCGTCGTATCGACCGGGGTGGAGGCGTCGGCGCGGGTGGAGAACCGCGCCTGGGGAACCGGGATCAGCCTCGACGTCGCCGGCCTGCCCCCGGACCGGACCTACAATGTCTGGCTCGCGCGCGCCGACGGAAGTCGCATGAACGCAGGCAGTTTCATCGCCCAGGGCAACCGGACGATGTCGATGGATCTCGCGGTGGGACTGCCGATGTCCGACGCGACGACGCTCGGCGTGAGCGCCCTGGGCGACGAGCGCGCGCTGCTGCAGGCGCCGCTCGGCTACTAG
- a CDS encoding sigma-70 family RNA polymerase sigma factor — protein sequence MRLRISRKRAERPVDGLDDDSVLRAAYDDHGRELFALAYRSLGDRGRAEEAVQETFLRAWRSADRYDPQRSTLRTWLYAICRNVVIDASRARAARPQLVDSEPPDLPVEERPLEQLLVGLQVEEALRRLSEQHRVVLVEVHLRDRPATEVAAQLGVPVGTVRSRVYYGLKALRLVLEEMGWHGDQ from the coding sequence GTGCGGCTACGTATCTCGCGCAAACGCGCGGAGCGACCGGTCGACGGCTTGGACGACGACTCGGTCCTGCGGGCCGCCTACGACGACCACGGCCGCGAACTCTTCGCGCTCGCCTACCGGTCCCTGGGGGACCGGGGTCGGGCGGAGGAGGCGGTGCAGGAGACGTTCCTCCGGGCCTGGCGCAGCGCCGATCGATACGATCCACAGCGGTCCACACTGCGTACCTGGCTGTACGCGATCTGCCGCAACGTGGTGATCGACGCGAGCCGGGCCCGGGCCGCCCGTCCCCAGCTCGTCGACTCCGAGCCGCCGGACCTCCCCGTCGAGGAGCGCCCCCTCGAGCAGCTGCTGGTGGGGCTGCAGGTCGAGGAGGCGCTCCGGCGGCTGTCCGAACAGCACCGCGTGGTGCTCGTCGAGGTGCACCTGCGCGACCGGCCCGCCACCGAAGTCGCCGCGCAGCTCGGCGTTCCCGTGGGGACGGTGCGCAGTCGCGTGTACTACGGGCTCAAGGCGCTCAGGCTGGTACTGGAGGAGATGGGGTGGCACGGTGACCAGTGA
- a CDS encoding COG4315 family predicted lipoprotein: protein MMAKRAILAALGIGAAVVVTGCSSSAEPAAPADGTSSSAPQSTAAQAAAESTTAPAAGPELVARDTALGTVLTDGDGFTLYTFDEDTPAEITCVGQCAEIWPPSLGAPQAANPLPGSLGTMARPDGSQQATYDGHPLYRFAKDTAPGQTSGDGVKGTWHVVVVDPAAG from the coding sequence ATGATGGCGAAGAGGGCGATTCTCGCGGCGCTCGGTATCGGCGCGGCGGTGGTGGTGACGGGGTGCAGCTCGTCCGCCGAACCCGCGGCGCCCGCGGACGGAACCTCGTCCTCGGCCCCGCAGTCCACCGCGGCCCAGGCGGCCGCCGAGTCCACGACCGCGCCGGCGGCCGGGCCCGAACTCGTGGCCCGGGACACCGCGCTGGGCACGGTGCTGACGGACGGCGACGGCTTCACGCTCTACACCTTCGACGAGGACACCCCCGCCGAGATCACGTGCGTCGGCCAGTGCGCCGAGATCTGGCCGCCCTCCCTCGGGGCGCCGCAGGCCGCGAATCCACTGCCCGGCAGCCTGGGCACCATGGCCCGGCCGGACGGCTCGCAGCAGGCCACCTACGACGGCCACCCGCTGTACCGGTTCGCGAAGGACACCGCACCCGGCCAGACCAGCGGCGACGGCGTCAAGGGCACGTGGCACGTCGTGGTGGTCGATCCGGCCGCCGGGTGA
- a CDS encoding PhoX family protein: MSLKPLALFVKHDGMSSRASITCQYKCGNACAHDVPNDSNGEYFGDIVRGAVSRRGVLRGGAAAVLAVGAGTALAGSAAAAPGSVDFGSLGTGSASGSAAGPIPGTNFAPVAPNKEDALVTPAGYEQAVVIRWGDPLFADAPAFDFDNQTAAAAEKQFGFNNDFAGLLPIPGLTNSYLLVVNHEYTTEPFMFRGYDAANPTEEQVRIGWANHGLSVVQVQGDARSGKLTPQFGPFNRRITARTEFVVTGPAAGSPLLKTSADPTGTRVKGTLNNCSGGLTPWGTVLSGEENFNQYFANGGRVTDPTAAARLKRYGIGGNASERKWERVDSRFDVVAEPNEVHRFGWVVEVDPWDASSTPVKHTALGRFKHEAATIHVTADGTVVAYSGDDERFDYMYKFVSSRKMQRGASRTAMRHNMTLLDAGTLYVAKLTGNEPGAIDGSGTLPPSGVFAGTGQWIPLLRTGEDGRGESLVEGMSADEVAVFTRLAGDKVGATKMDRPEDFEPNPRTGKVYVALTNNTKRGTSGEAAADEANPRNNNKNGQVLEIDDNHAGTSFTWNLLLVCGDPATADTYFGGFDKSQVSPISCPDNLAFDSYGNLWISTDGNALKSNDGLFSVVLEGERRGETKQFLTVPLGAETCGPIVDEKRVMVCVQHPGETDGASADAPSSHWPDGGSAQPRPSVVAVWKSGGGRIGI; this comes from the coding sequence GTGAGCCTCAAGCCCCTCGCACTGTTCGTCAAGCACGACGGTATGTCGTCGCGCGCCTCGATCACCTGCCAGTACAAGTGCGGAAATGCCTGCGCGCACGACGTTCCCAACGATTCGAACGGCGAGTACTTCGGCGACATCGTGCGCGGTGCCGTCTCCCGCCGCGGCGTCCTGCGTGGCGGCGCGGCCGCGGTCCTCGCCGTCGGCGCGGGCACGGCCCTCGCGGGCAGCGCGGCCGCGGCACCCGGGTCCGTCGATTTCGGTTCCCTCGGAACCGGTTCCGCGTCGGGTTCGGCCGCAGGTCCGATCCCCGGCACCAACTTCGCCCCGGTGGCTCCCAACAAGGAGGACGCCCTCGTGACCCCGGCCGGCTACGAGCAGGCCGTCGTGATCCGTTGGGGCGACCCGCTGTTCGCCGACGCTCCGGCGTTCGACTTCGACAACCAGACCGCGGCAGCGGCCGAGAAGCAGTTCGGCTTCAACAACGACTTCGCGGGCCTGCTGCCGATCCCGGGCCTGACGAACTCCTACCTGCTCGTGGTCAACCACGAGTACACCACCGAGCCGTTCATGTTCCGCGGCTACGACGCCGCGAACCCCACGGAGGAGCAGGTCCGCATCGGCTGGGCCAACCACGGCCTCTCCGTCGTCCAGGTCCAGGGCGACGCGCGCTCGGGCAAGCTCACGCCGCAGTTCGGCCCGTTCAACCGCCGCATCACCGCGCGCACCGAGTTCGTCGTCACCGGTCCGGCCGCGGGCAGCCCGCTGCTGAAGACCTCCGCGGACCCGACCGGCACCCGCGTGAAGGGCACGCTCAACAACTGCTCGGGCGGCCTGACTCCTTGGGGCACTGTGCTTTCCGGTGAGGAGAACTTCAACCAGTACTTCGCCAACGGCGGTCGGGTCACCGACCCGACGGCCGCCGCGCGCCTGAAGCGGTACGGCATCGGCGGCAACGCGTCCGAGCGCAAGTGGGAGCGCGTCGATTCCCGCTTCGATGTCGTCGCGGAACCCAACGAGGTCCACCGCTTCGGCTGGGTCGTCGAGGTCGACCCGTGGGACGCGTCGTCCACGCCGGTCAAGCACACCGCGCTGGGCCGCTTCAAGCACGAGGCCGCGACCATCCACGTCACCGCGGACGGCACCGTCGTCGCTTACAGCGGCGACGACGAGCGCTTCGACTACATGTACAAGTTCGTCTCGTCCCGCAAGATGCAGCGCGGTGCCAGCCGAACCGCGATGCGCCACAACATGACCCTGCTCGACGCCGGCACCCTGTACGTCGCCAAGCTCACCGGCAACGAGCCGGGTGCGATCGACGGTTCCGGCACGCTGCCGCCGTCGGGCGTGTTCGCCGGCACCGGTCAGTGGATTCCGTTGCTGCGCACCGGTGAGGACGGCCGCGGCGAGTCCCTGGTGGAGGGCATGAGCGCCGACGAGGTGGCCGTGTTCACCCGCCTCGCGGGCGACAAGGTGGGCGCCACCAAGATGGACCGCCCCGAGGACTTCGAACCCAATCCGCGCACCGGCAAGGTGTACGTGGCGCTCACCAACAACACCAAGCGCGGCACGTCCGGCGAGGCCGCCGCCGACGAGGCGAACCCGCGCAACAACAACAAGAACGGCCAGGTCCTCGAGATCGACGACAACCACGCGGGCACCTCGTTCACGTGGAACCTGCTGCTGGTGTGCGGCGACCCCGCGACCGCGGACACCTACTTCGGCGGCTTCGACAAGTCGCAGGTCAGCCCCATCTCGTGCCCGGACAACCTGGCGTTCGACTCGTACGGCAACCTGTGGATCTCCACCGACGGCAACGCGCTGAAGTCCAACGACGGCCTCTTCTCGGTGGTGCTCGAGGGGGAGCGGCGCGGCGAGACCAAGCAGTTCCTCACGGTACCGCTGGGCGCCGAGACGTGCGGCCCGATCGTCGACGAGAAGCGCGTCATGGTGTGCGTCCAGCACCCCGGCGAGACCGACGGCGCCAGCGCCGACGCGCCGTCCTCGCACTGGCCGGACGGAGGCAGCGCGCAGCCGCGGCCGTCCGTCGTCGCCGTGTGGAAGTCCGGCGGCGGGCGGATCGGCATCTGA
- a CDS encoding ABC transporter has protein sequence MNVGVGFIFTDSLSRVAAVSGVLLSRDPHLAAIGFVFTPLTAFAQLPLGFLGHWFPELLRWNLTAVVMSAAFMAGAVVQIRGIARDRGCSTVLVVVLTALFALNPMIVMYAANGMSEAPFVFFVCWAVRRLIRWMRSDGVHDLIAAGIALALAYLTRYDAIAPMIVAGALVGLVTAVRYRPSARPGRGDRWWAAAVDVALVVGPGFAAFAAWSFTSWLITGTAFQQFSSVYGNSAILEQSGAGTSTAAERAVFSLTEMAVLGPAVPLLLVAAAVLAYRRRDAEILVPFAVFGAVLGTQSLLYLMDSTFPFLRFYITIIPFAFVLVVLLAPSRASVISHRPGRFAAAPRTIPPYPGPSPLVALAACLLVGSTAITTVAMGNARLAALEHSIASAIVPGRQDPDELAILRTFGAELRIADYLDSLDLPEGSVLLDTVEGFAVVTASENPKQFVVTSDTDFTKILDDPAGHGVQYILAVPNTKRGVADAVNRRYPTMFETGSGGVGALVLEMRNDGGTEPEMWRLYRVTGQLTPGG, from the coding sequence ATGAACGTCGGCGTGGGGTTCATCTTCACCGACTCCCTGTCGCGCGTCGCGGCGGTCTCGGGCGTGCTGCTGAGCCGTGACCCGCACCTCGCGGCGATCGGATTCGTCTTCACGCCGCTGACCGCGTTCGCGCAGCTGCCGCTCGGATTCCTCGGCCACTGGTTCCCCGAGTTGCTGCGCTGGAACCTGACGGCCGTAGTGATGTCGGCCGCGTTCATGGCCGGAGCCGTCGTCCAGATCCGCGGGATCGCGCGCGACCGTGGTTGCTCCACGGTCCTGGTCGTGGTGCTGACGGCGTTGTTCGCCCTCAACCCGATGATCGTGATGTACGCGGCCAACGGCATGAGCGAAGCACCGTTCGTGTTCTTCGTGTGCTGGGCGGTGCGCCGGCTCATCCGGTGGATGCGCAGCGACGGCGTCCACGACCTCATCGCCGCCGGCATCGCACTGGCCCTGGCCTATCTGACGCGGTACGACGCGATCGCGCCGATGATCGTGGCCGGTGCGCTCGTCGGACTGGTCACCGCGGTCCGGTACCGCCCCAGCGCGCGGCCGGGGCGCGGCGACCGGTGGTGGGCGGCCGCCGTCGACGTCGCGCTGGTCGTCGGTCCCGGCTTCGCCGCCTTCGCGGCCTGGTCGTTCACGAGCTGGCTGATCACCGGCACTGCGTTCCAACAGTTCTCGTCGGTGTACGGCAACAGTGCGATCCTCGAACAGTCCGGGGCCGGAACCTCCACTGCGGCGGAGCGGGCGGTGTTCTCCCTCACGGAGATGGCGGTGCTGGGACCGGCCGTTCCACTGCTGCTCGTCGCGGCCGCGGTGCTGGCGTATCGCCGGCGGGATGCCGAGATCCTGGTGCCGTTCGCGGTGTTCGGCGCGGTTCTCGGTACCCAGTCGCTGCTGTACCTGATGGATTCGACGTTCCCGTTCCTGCGGTTCTACATCACGATCATCCCGTTCGCGTTCGTGCTCGTGGTGCTGCTCGCGCCGAGTCGTGCGTCCGTGATCTCCCATCGCCCAGGCCGTTTCGCAGCGGCACCCCGGACGATCCCCCCGTACCCCGGACCGTCGCCCCTGGTCGCACTCGCGGCGTGTCTGCTCGTCGGGTCGACCGCGATCACGACCGTCGCGATGGGCAACGCGCGTCTCGCGGCCCTCGAACACTCGATCGCGAGCGCGATCGTGCCGGGTCGGCAGGACCCCGACGAACTGGCGATCCTGCGGACGTTCGGCGCTGAGTTACGCATCGCCGACTATCTCGACAGTCTCGACCTGCCGGAGGGCTCGGTGCTCCTCGACACGGTCGAGGGGTTCGCGGTGGTCACGGCGTCGGAGAACCCGAAGCAGTTCGTCGTCACCTCGGACACCGACTTCACGAAGATCCTCGACGACCCCGCTGGGCATGGCGTGCAATACATCCTGGCGGTACCGAACACCAAGCGCGGTGTCGCGGACGCCGTGAACCGCCGGTACCCGACGATGTTCGAGACCGGCTCGGGCGGCGTCGGCGCGCTCGTCCTCGAGATGCGCAACGACGGCGGAACCGAGCCCGAGATGTGGCGGCTCTACCGGGTGACCGGCCAGCTCACCCCCGGTGGTTGA